One part of the Arabidopsis thaliana chromosome 1 sequence genome encodes these proteins:
- a CDS encoding Phosphoribulokinase / Uridine kinase family, with product MGQDSNGIEFHQKRHGLLKDQVQLVKRRDSIRYEIVSIQDRLSFEKGFFAVIRACQLLSQKNDGIILVGVAGPSGAGKTVFTEKILNFLPSVAVISMDNYNDSSRIVDGNFDDPRLTDYDTLLKNLEDLKEGKQVEVPIYDFKSSSRVGYRTLDVPPSRIVIIEGIYALSEKLRPLLDLRVSVTGGVHFDLVKRVLRDIQRAGQQPEEIIHQISETVYPMYKAFIEPDLQTAQIKIINKFNPFTGFQSPTYILKSRKEVSVDQIKAVLSDGHTETKEETYDIYLLPPGEDPESCQSYLRMRNKDGKYSLMFEEWVTDTPFVISPRITFEVSVRLLGGLMALGYTIATILKRNSHVFATDKVFVKIDWLEQLNRHYMQVQGKDRQLVQSTAEQLGLEGSFIPRTYIEQIQLEKLINEVMALPDDLKNKLSLDEDLVSSSSPKEALLRASADRVAMRNKNLKRGMSHSYSTQRDKNLSKLAGYSSSDRRYEERNHDSPANENKYHLSTREWMSSQVELKSSIQS from the exons ATGGGTCAAGACAGCAATGGAATTGAGTTTCATCAGAAGAGACATGGTCTCTTGAAGGATCAAGTCCAATTGGTTAAGAGAAGAGACTCTATTCGGTATGAAATTGTTTCTATTCAAGATCGGTTGTCATTTGAGAAGGGCTTCTTTGCGGTTATCCGTGCTTGCCAATTGCTTTCTCAGAAGAATGATGGGATCATATTGGTTGGTGTTGCTGGACCTTCTGGTGCTGGAAAGACTGTATTCACTGAGAAGATACTCAATTTTCTGCCAAGTGTTGCTGTCATTTCAATGGACAATTATAATGATTCTAGTCGGATTGTTGATGGGAACTTTGATG ATCCACGGTTAACGGACTATGACACATTGCTCAAGAATCTTGAAGACTTAAAGGAAGGAAAGCAGGTTGAGGTTcctatttatgattttaagtCCAGCTCTCGTGTTGGATACAG GACCCTTGATGTCCCACCTTCTCGGATTGTGATTATTGAAGGAATCTATGCTTTGAGTGAAAAACTGCGACCTTTATTGGATCTTCGTGTGTCTGTTACTGGTGGAGTTCATTTTGACCTTGTTAAACGGGTTCTCCGTGATATACAACGTGCAGGTCAACAGCCAGAGGAGATTATCCATCAGATATCTGAAACA GTATACCCGATGTACAAAGCTTTCATTGAGCCAGATCTCCAGACtgctcaaatcaaaatcattaataaaTTCAACCCCTTCACTGGTTTTCAGAGCCCGACTTACATCTTGAAG TCAAGAAAGGAGGTATCTGTTGATCAGATCAAGGCGGTCCTTTCTGATGGACATACAGAGACTAAGGAGGAGACCTAtgatatatatcttcttcctccgggTGAAGATCCAGAGTCGTGCCAATCATATTTGAGGATGCGGAATAAAGATGGAAAGTACAGCCTTATGTTTGAG GAATGGGTTACGGATACTCCTTTTGTCATATCCCCAAGGATTACATTTGAAGTCAGTGTTCGCCTACTTGGTGGGCTCATGGCATTGGGATACACAATAGCAACTATACTTAAAAGGAACAGCCATGTATTTGCTACTGATAAGGTGTTTGTGAAAATCGATTGGCTTGAGCAACTGAATCGTCACTACATGCAG GTGCAAGGTAAAGATCGGCAACTTGTACAGAGTACTGCAGAGCAGCTAGGATTGGAAGGATCGTTCATTCCACGCACCTATATTGAACAGATCCAACTCgaaaaactaataaatgaAGTAATG GCCCTACCAGATGATCTAAAGAACAAGCTTAGCTTAGATGAGGATTTGGTGTCTAGTTCAAGCCCTAAGGAAGCACTCTTACGAGCGTCTGCAGATAGAGTAGCCATGAGAAATAAGAACCTCAAAAG AGGCATGTCACACTCATATTCAACCCAAAGAGATAAGAATCTGTCCAAGCTTGCTGGTTATTCTTCAAGCGATAGGAGGTACGAAGAAAGAAATCACGACTCGCCAGCGAACGAG AACAAATATCATCTCTCAACGAGAGAATGGATGAGTTCACAAGTCGAATTGAAGAGCTCAATTCAAAGTTGA
- a CDS encoding Phosphoribulokinase / Uridine kinase family yields MGQDSNGIEFHQKRHGLLKDQVQLVKRRDSIRYEIVSIQDRLSFEKGFFAVIRACQLLSQKNDGIILVGVAGPSGAGKTVFTEKILNFLPSVAVISMDNYNDSSRIVDGNFDDPRLTDYDTLLKNLEDLKEGKQVEVPIYDFKSSSRVGYRTLDVPPSRIVIIEGIYALSEKLRPLLDLRVSVTGGVHFDLVKRVLRDIQRAGQQPEEIIHQISETVYPMYKAFIEPDLQTAQIKIINKFNPFTGFQSPTYILKSRKEVSVDQIKAVLSDGHTETKEETYDIYLLPPGEDPESCQSYLRMRNKDGKYSLMFEEWVTDTPFVISPRITFEVSVRLLGGLMALGYTIATILKRNSHVFATDKVFVKIDWLEQLNRHYMQVQGKDRQLVQSTAEQLGLEGSFIPRTYIEQIQLEKLINEVMALPDDLKNKLSLDEDLVSSSSPKEALLRASADRVAMRNKNLKRGMSHSYSTQRDKNLSKLAGYSSSDRRYEERNHDSPANEVQICSLSFPLGNFEVFLLT; encoded by the exons ATGGGTCAAGACAGCAATGGAATTGAGTTTCATCAGAAGAGACATGGTCTCTTGAAGGATCAAGTCCAATTGGTTAAGAGAAGAGACTCTATTCGGTATGAAATTGTTTCTATTCAAGATCGGTTGTCATTTGAGAAGGGCTTCTTTGCGGTTATCCGTGCTTGCCAATTGCTTTCTCAGAAGAATGATGGGATCATATTGGTTGGTGTTGCTGGACCTTCTGGTGCTGGAAAGACTGTATTCACTGAGAAGATACTCAATTTTCTGCCAAGTGTTGCTGTCATTTCAATGGACAATTATAATGATTCTAGTCGGATTGTTGATGGGAACTTTGATG ATCCACGGTTAACGGACTATGACACATTGCTCAAGAATCTTGAAGACTTAAAGGAAGGAAAGCAGGTTGAGGTTcctatttatgattttaagtCCAGCTCTCGTGTTGGATACAG GACCCTTGATGTCCCACCTTCTCGGATTGTGATTATTGAAGGAATCTATGCTTTGAGTGAAAAACTGCGACCTTTATTGGATCTTCGTGTGTCTGTTACTGGTGGAGTTCATTTTGACCTTGTTAAACGGGTTCTCCGTGATATACAACGTGCAGGTCAACAGCCAGAGGAGATTATCCATCAGATATCTGAAACA GTATACCCGATGTACAAAGCTTTCATTGAGCCAGATCTCCAGACtgctcaaatcaaaatcattaataaaTTCAACCCCTTCACTGGTTTTCAGAGCCCGACTTACATCTTGAAG TCAAGAAAGGAGGTATCTGTTGATCAGATCAAGGCGGTCCTTTCTGATGGACATACAGAGACTAAGGAGGAGACCTAtgatatatatcttcttcctccgggTGAAGATCCAGAGTCGTGCCAATCATATTTGAGGATGCGGAATAAAGATGGAAAGTACAGCCTTATGTTTGAG GAATGGGTTACGGATACTCCTTTTGTCATATCCCCAAGGATTACATTTGAAGTCAGTGTTCGCCTACTTGGTGGGCTCATGGCATTGGGATACACAATAGCAACTATACTTAAAAGGAACAGCCATGTATTTGCTACTGATAAGGTGTTTGTGAAAATCGATTGGCTTGAGCAACTGAATCGTCACTACATGCAG GTGCAAGGTAAAGATCGGCAACTTGTACAGAGTACTGCAGAGCAGCTAGGATTGGAAGGATCGTTCATTCCACGCACCTATATTGAACAGATCCAACTCgaaaaactaataaatgaAGTAATG GCCCTACCAGATGATCTAAAGAACAAGCTTAGCTTAGATGAGGATTTGGTGTCTAGTTCAAGCCCTAAGGAAGCACTCTTACGAGCGTCTGCAGATAGAGTAGCCATGAGAAATAAGAACCTCAAAAG AGGCATGTCACACTCATATTCAACCCAAAGAGATAAGAATCTGTCCAAGCTTGCTGGTTATTCTTCAAGCGATAGGAGGTACGAAGAAAGAAATCACGACTCGCCAGCGAACGAGGTTCAAATTTGTTCTCTTTCATTCCCTCTTGGCAACTTTGAAGTCTTCCTTTTAACTTAA
- a CDS encoding Phosphoribulokinase / Uridine kinase family, whose protein sequence is MGQDSNGIEFHQKRHGLLKDQVQLVKRRDSIRYEIVSIQDRLSFEKGFFAVIRACQLLSQKNDGIILVGVAGPSGAGKTVFTEKILNFLPSVAVISMDNYNDSSRIVDGNFDDPRLTDYDTLLKNLEDLKEGKQVEVPIYDFKSSSRVGYRTLDVPPSRIVIIEGIYALSEKLRPLLDLRVSVTGGVHFDLVKRVLRDIQRAGQQPEEIIHQISETVYPMYKAFIEPDLQTAQIKIINKFNPFTGFQSPTYILKSRKEVSVDQIKAVLSDGHTETKEETYDIYLLPPGEDPESCQSYLRMRNKDGKYSLMFEEWVTDTPFVISPRITFEVSVRLLGGLMALGYTIATILKRNSHVFATDKVFVKIDWLEQLNRHYMQVQGKDRQLVQSTAEQLGLEGSFIPRTYIEQIQLEKLINEVMALPDDLKNKLSLDEDLVSSSSPKEALLRASADRVAMRNKNLKRYTSFEECVRKLCYFQPMCP, encoded by the exons ATGGGTCAAGACAGCAATGGAATTGAGTTTCATCAGAAGAGACATGGTCTCTTGAAGGATCAAGTCCAATTGGTTAAGAGAAGAGACTCTATTCGGTATGAAATTGTTTCTATTCAAGATCGGTTGTCATTTGAGAAGGGCTTCTTTGCGGTTATCCGTGCTTGCCAATTGCTTTCTCAGAAGAATGATGGGATCATATTGGTTGGTGTTGCTGGACCTTCTGGTGCTGGAAAGACTGTATTCACTGAGAAGATACTCAATTTTCTGCCAAGTGTTGCTGTCATTTCAATGGACAATTATAATGATTCTAGTCGGATTGTTGATGGGAACTTTGATG ATCCACGGTTAACGGACTATGACACATTGCTCAAGAATCTTGAAGACTTAAAGGAAGGAAAGCAGGTTGAGGTTcctatttatgattttaagtCCAGCTCTCGTGTTGGATACAG GACCCTTGATGTCCCACCTTCTCGGATTGTGATTATTGAAGGAATCTATGCTTTGAGTGAAAAACTGCGACCTTTATTGGATCTTCGTGTGTCTGTTACTGGTGGAGTTCATTTTGACCTTGTTAAACGGGTTCTCCGTGATATACAACGTGCAGGTCAACAGCCAGAGGAGATTATCCATCAGATATCTGAAACA GTATACCCGATGTACAAAGCTTTCATTGAGCCAGATCTCCAGACtgctcaaatcaaaatcattaataaaTTCAACCCCTTCACTGGTTTTCAGAGCCCGACTTACATCTTGAAG TCAAGAAAGGAGGTATCTGTTGATCAGATCAAGGCGGTCCTTTCTGATGGACATACAGAGACTAAGGAGGAGACCTAtgatatatatcttcttcctccgggTGAAGATCCAGAGTCGTGCCAATCATATTTGAGGATGCGGAATAAAGATGGAAAGTACAGCCTTATGTTTGAG GAATGGGTTACGGATACTCCTTTTGTCATATCCCCAAGGATTACATTTGAAGTCAGTGTTCGCCTACTTGGTGGGCTCATGGCATTGGGATACACAATAGCAACTATACTTAAAAGGAACAGCCATGTATTTGCTACTGATAAGGTGTTTGTGAAAATCGATTGGCTTGAGCAACTGAATCGTCACTACATGCAG GTGCAAGGTAAAGATCGGCAACTTGTACAGAGTACTGCAGAGCAGCTAGGATTGGAAGGATCGTTCATTCCACGCACCTATATTGAACAGATCCAACTCgaaaaactaataaatgaAGTAATG GCCCTACCAGATGATCTAAAGAACAAGCTTAGCTTAGATGAGGATTTGGTGTCTAGTTCAAGCCCTAAGGAAGCACTCTTACGAGCGTCTGCAGATAGAGTAGCCATGAGAAATAAGAACCTCAAAAGGTACACATCTTTTGAGGAGTGTGTGAGAAAGCTTTGTTACTTCCAACCCATGTGTCCTTAG